The Chryseobacterium nakagawai genome has a segment encoding these proteins:
- the tamL gene encoding translocation and assembly module lipoprotein TamL, which translates to MSTIFPTYCKYLLISGLASVVVSCSNTRFLKENQMLYTGAEVKIDSDTISKKEKKDLQAALEANLTPKPNSTFLGMRPKLYFYNIAKEPKKDKGFNYWLKYKMGEKPVLLGDVDREFNKDIIENYSENKGYFNARATYDTVSKNKKAKVIYTLKPGARYLIDGVKFQKDSSLVNQEIQNVAGKTLLKNGRPFDLDVIKTERERIDNRLKERGFYYFHPDNIIVQADSTVNKNHKVELNVKLKENTPDLATQQFSIDKVIVFPNYNIQDVKAGKYSVPMNTDSLSKYAFDDIYVIDPQHKFKPKIFDRALYFKKGDLYNRSNHNLTLNRLISLGVFKFVKNEFVTSDSLNHKFDAYYLLTPRQIQSLRLEALGRTNSANYAGSELNLNWTHRNFFKGAEQFKAAIFGAFDFQMGGAQNANNIFRAGTNVQLSIPRIVAPFRFHSSSEFVPRTNITLGYEFQNRTQYYTLNNFTGSFGYVWKENARKEHDLKVIDITLVSPQKVTAEYEAIAATNPAMRRIVEKQLIFGPTYSYTYTNTMFPKKNTFYYKGTLDLAGNITGLVTGANVKEDKQKKIFGVPFSQYAKIENDFRFYHKFTEKSSLATRVIAGIAYPYGNSEFVPFSKQFFSGGSNSIRAFRARTLGPGSFDPRTIQQGAYFDQSGDIKLELNAEYRANLYKFLNAAVFVDAGNIWLLNSDPDRPGAKFSKDFLNEIAVGAGVGLRLDFSILILRLDLAMPLRVPYYEKGDRWAFDKINFGDSSWRKDNLVLNIAIGYPF; encoded by the coding sequence ATGAGTACTATATTTCCAACATACTGTAAATATCTGTTGATTTCCGGATTAGCTTCGGTAGTAGTTTCCTGCAGCAACACAAGGTTTCTGAAAGAAAACCAGATGCTGTATACAGGCGCTGAGGTAAAGATTGATAGTGACACTATTTCCAAAAAAGAAAAAAAGGATCTTCAGGCTGCTTTAGAAGCGAACCTTACTCCTAAACCAAATTCTACATTTTTAGGAATGCGTCCCAAGCTTTATTTCTACAATATTGCGAAAGAACCTAAAAAAGACAAAGGGTTTAATTACTGGCTTAAATATAAGATGGGTGAAAAACCTGTATTATTGGGAGATGTAGACCGTGAGTTTAATAAAGACATCATTGAAAACTATTCTGAAAACAAAGGTTATTTCAATGCCCGAGCCACCTATGATACTGTTTCAAAAAATAAAAAAGCAAAGGTTATTTATACTTTAAAGCCAGGTGCAAGGTACCTGATTGATGGTGTAAAATTTCAAAAAGACTCTAGTCTTGTTAATCAGGAAATTCAGAATGTAGCCGGAAAAACACTTCTTAAAAATGGAAGGCCATTTGACCTGGATGTTATTAAAACAGAAAGAGAAAGAATTGATAACAGGCTAAAAGAAAGAGGATTTTATTATTTTCATCCGGATAATATCATTGTACAGGCAGATAGTACCGTCAACAAAAACCATAAGGTAGAGTTGAATGTAAAGCTTAAGGAAAATACTCCTGATCTGGCAACTCAACAATTCAGCATTGATAAAGTTATTGTATTTCCGAATTATAATATTCAGGATGTAAAAGCCGGGAAATACAGCGTTCCTATGAACACAGATTCTTTGAGCAAATATGCATTTGATGATATTTACGTCATTGATCCGCAGCATAAATTCAAACCGAAAATTTTCGACAGAGCTTTATACTTTAAAAAAGGAGATCTTTACAACCGTTCCAATCATAATCTTACCTTAAACAGGTTGATTAGTTTGGGAGTATTTAAGTTTGTGAAGAATGAATTTGTAACTTCGGATTCTTTGAATCATAAATTTGACGCTTATTATTTATTAACTCCAAGACAAATTCAGTCTTTACGTCTTGAAGCATTAGGAAGAACCAACTCCGCCAACTATGCCGGTAGTGAACTTAACCTGAACTGGACGCATAGAAATTTCTTTAAAGGGGCAGAACAATTTAAAGCTGCCATTTTTGGAGCTTTTGACTTCCAGATGGGAGGTGCTCAGAATGCAAATAATATTTTCCGCGCCGGAACTAATGTTCAACTTTCCATACCAAGAATTGTAGCTCCATTCCGCTTTCATTCTTCCAGTGAATTTGTTCCCAGAACAAATATTACATTAGGATATGAATTCCAGAACAGAACCCAATATTATACGCTTAATAATTTCACCGGATCATTTGGATATGTGTGGAAGGAAAATGCCAGAAAGGAACATGACCTGAAAGTAATTGATATCACTCTTGTTTCACCACAAAAGGTTACTGCAGAATATGAAGCCATTGCAGCGACTAATCCTGCAATGAGGCGAATTGTTGAAAAACAGCTTATTTTTGGTCCTACTTATTCGTATACTTATACCAATACTATGTTTCCGAAAAAGAATACCTTTTATTATAAAGGAACTCTAGATCTGGCAGGAAATATCACTGGCTTGGTGACAGGGGCTAATGTAAAAGAAGATAAGCAAAAAAAGATTTTTGGAGTTCCTTTCAGCCAGTACGCTAAGATTGAAAATGACTTCAGATTCTACCATAAATTCACGGAAAAATCGTCATTGGCAACAAGAGTTATTGCAGGAATTGCTTATCCATACGGAAATTCAGAATTTGTTCCTTTTTCCAAACAATTTTTCTCTGGAGGAAGTAACAGCATCAGGGCCTTCCGTGCAAGAACATTAGGACCGGGAAGTTTTGATCCGAGAACAATACAACAGGGTGCTTATTTTGATCAATCCGGGGATATTAAATTGGAATTAAATGCCGAATATCGCGCCAACTTATATAAATTTTTAAACGCAGCAGTCTTTGTGGATGCTGGAAATATCTGGTTATTGAATAGTGATCCAGACAGACCGGGAGCTAAGTTTTCAAAAGACTTTTTGAATGAAATTGCTGTAGGAGCCGGAGTTGGTCTAAGACTTGATTTCTCTATCCTGATCTTAAGATTAGACCTGGCTATGCCATTGAGAGTACCTTACTATGAGAAGGGAGACAGATGGGCTTTCGATAAAATCAATTTCGGAGATTCAAGCTGGAGAAAAGATAACCTTGTTTTAAATATTGCCATCGGATATCCTTTTTAA
- a CDS encoding YihY/virulence factor BrkB family protein gives MINNAKFFWEVLKETFTEWNSSSASKDSASLAYYAIFSIPGLLIIIIWVLGNFFGEEAIRGQISTQISGIMGPDVAKSIEGMLAGALIDKKNIFMKAVGVGALVFGSTTLFFQLQHTLNSLWDVESAPKKALLKFLLDRANSLGMILILGFLLMITMVLSSLISLFNTIITQYFGFETYLLVEVVNFSIGFGLVMLLFALMFKVLPDVQITWKSVWRGAFLTTALFTLGKFLLSLYFNQFKPTSAFGAAGTVILIMMWINYSCMLIFFGAKFTKVYTYRKGYKVILSKHARWTPAKLYADSLKQMHGEKSE, from the coding sequence ATGATTAATAATGCTAAATTTTTCTGGGAAGTTTTAAAAGAAACCTTTACTGAGTGGAACAGTTCTTCTGCATCCAAAGATTCAGCAAGCCTGGCTTATTACGCCATTTTTTCTATCCCGGGATTATTAATTATTATTATCTGGGTATTGGGTAACTTCTTTGGAGAAGAGGCTATCCGTGGACAAATCAGCACTCAGATCAGTGGGATTATGGGACCTGATGTAGCCAAAAGTATCGAAGGAATGCTTGCCGGAGCCTTAATTGACAAAAAAAATATCTTCATGAAAGCTGTAGGAGTAGGAGCCTTGGTTTTTGGTTCTACTACTCTATTCTTCCAACTTCAACATACCTTGAATTCGCTTTGGGATGTAGAGTCTGCTCCCAAAAAGGCCTTACTCAAGTTTTTACTGGATAGAGCTAACTCCTTAGGAATGATCCTGATTCTTGGATTCCTCCTTATGATTACCATGGTCCTTTCTTCATTAATCAGCCTTTTTAATACAATCATCACCCAATATTTTGGATTTGAAACGTATCTACTTGTTGAGGTCGTCAATTTTTCCATCGGATTTGGCCTTGTCATGCTTTTATTTGCCCTAATGTTTAAAGTGCTTCCGGATGTACAAATCACCTGGAAATCTGTTTGGCGAGGTGCTTTTTTAACAACAGCCTTATTTACGCTGGGGAAATTTTTACTGAGTCTTTATTTCAATCAGTTTAAACCTACTTCAGCATTTGGAGCTGCCGGAACTGTTATTCTGATTATGATGTGGATCAACTATTCTTGTATGCTCATATTTTTTGGTGCGAAGTTCACTAAAGTATACACCTATAGAAAAGGGTACAAGGTCATTCTCTCTAAGCATGCAAGATGGACTCCTGCAAAACTCTATGCAGATAGTTTGAAGCAGATGCATGGTGAGAAAAGTGAATGA
- the argS gene encoding arginine--tRNA ligase produces the protein MNIKDIIEQKLSEVILNVFQLKDINLEIQENKTEFEGDFTIVTFPLVKQLKKNPESIGVELGEALTEQTDLFESFNVVKGFLNVKVKNQLFVDNFRSVHNGFSTIDKKNATVMVEYSSPNTNKPLHLGHIRNNLLGFSVAQILKEAGYDVIKTQIINDRGIHICKSMLAWEKFGNGATPETTNTKGDKFVGNYYVEFDKNYKKEIAELVSQGITEEQAKKDAPVMKEAQKMLLDWENGDEVVRKLWAEMNSWVYKGFNDTYKRLGVDFDQVQYESNTYILGKDLIHAGLDKGVLYQKEDGSVWCDLTDEGLDQKLLLRSDGTSVYMTQDLGTAVERFKQNDIQKLIYTVGNEQDYHFQVLFKILKKLGYEWADQLFHLSYGMVELPEGKMKSREGTVVDADDLMQEMYETAKSKAQELGKLESLSEEDKEASYETVGLGALKYFMLKVDPKKKMLFNPAESIDFNGNTGPFIQYTYARIQSLLTKAEFAYAETADVTLNQFEKELIMQLANFKTVVAKSAETLSPALVANYVYDLVKSYNSFYQNNPILNQDDKNIKQFRLNLSDLTAKTIKKSLELLGIGTVNRM, from the coding sequence ATGAATATTAAAGATATTATAGAACAAAAACTTTCAGAGGTCATTTTAAATGTATTTCAATTAAAAGACATCAATCTGGAAATTCAGGAAAATAAAACGGAATTTGAAGGTGACTTTACAATCGTTACTTTTCCGTTGGTAAAACAATTGAAGAAAAACCCAGAAAGTATCGGGGTTGAATTAGGAGAAGCTTTAACAGAGCAAACGGATCTTTTCGAAAGCTTTAATGTGGTTAAAGGATTCCTTAATGTTAAAGTTAAAAACCAACTGTTTGTGGATAACTTTAGATCTGTTCACAATGGTTTTTCGACAATAGATAAGAAAAATGCCACCGTAATGGTGGAATATTCTTCCCCAAATACTAACAAACCACTGCATTTAGGGCATATCAGAAATAACCTGTTAGGGTTTTCCGTGGCTCAGATCTTAAAAGAGGCGGGTTATGATGTTATCAAGACTCAGATCATTAATGACAGAGGGATTCATATCTGTAAATCAATGTTGGCCTGGGAGAAATTTGGAAATGGAGCAACGCCTGAGACAACCAATACTAAAGGAGATAAATTTGTCGGAAACTACTATGTAGAATTTGACAAAAACTATAAGAAAGAGATTGCTGAACTTGTAAGCCAGGGAATAACCGAAGAACAGGCTAAAAAAGATGCTCCGGTAATGAAAGAAGCTCAAAAAATGCTTCTGGATTGGGAAAATGGAGATGAAGTAGTAAGAAAACTTTGGGCAGAAATGAATTCCTGGGTATACAAAGGATTCAATGATACTTATAAGAGATTGGGGGTTGACTTTGATCAGGTTCAGTATGAAAGTAATACCTATATTTTAGGAAAAGACCTTATCCATGCTGGATTAGATAAAGGAGTTCTATACCAGAAAGAAGATGGTTCTGTTTGGTGTGATCTTACCGATGAAGGGCTTGATCAAAAACTATTGTTACGTTCTGATGGTACCTCAGTATATATGACTCAGGATTTAGGAACGGCTGTGGAACGTTTTAAGCAGAACGATATCCAAAAGCTTATCTACACCGTAGGTAATGAACAGGATTATCACTTCCAGGTTTTATTTAAGATCCTGAAAAAGTTAGGATATGAATGGGCGGATCAGTTATTCCACCTTTCTTACGGAATGGTTGAATTACCGGAAGGTAAGATGAAATCCCGTGAAGGAACTGTAGTAGATGCTGATGACTTAATGCAGGAAATGTATGAAACCGCAAAATCTAAAGCTCAGGAACTAGGAAAACTTGAAAGCCTTTCTGAAGAAGATAAAGAAGCATCTTATGAAACCGTAGGATTGGGAGCATTAAAATACTTTATGCTGAAAGTGGATCCTAAGAAGAAAATGCTTTTCAATCCTGCTGAAAGTATTGATTTTAATGGAAATACAGGGCCGTTTATTCAGTACACCTATGCTCGTATTCAGTCGTTGTTGACAAAGGCTGAGTTTGCATACGCAGAAACTGCTGATGTAACTTTGAATCAGTTTGAAAAAGAATTGATTATGCAATTGGCTAACTTTAAAACAGTAGTGGCTAAGTCTGCAGAAACATTGAGCCCTGCTTTAGTGGCGAACTATGTGTATGACCTTGTAAAATCTTATAACTCATTCTATCAGAATAATCCTATTTTGAATCAGGATGATAAAAATATTAAACAATTCCGTCTGAATTTATCAGACCTTACAGCAAAGACGATCAAAAAATCGTTAGAATTACTGGGAATTGGAACAGTAAACAGAATGTAA
- a CDS encoding lipocalin-like domain-containing protein produces the protein MKNFIGLLLLVGMVSCSSNDDTPTVMDNTNITGAWKPSNYEFRGKTIALNDCEGKGQLVINADYSGNYGRYEMASDNCNLVDSYSGKWSYDKLYNVLILTYTEGTETKTLRKEVESYSETELRIRDNNKNLDGVPGNDTGTLVFRKG, from the coding sequence ATGAAAAATTTTATTGGACTTCTTTTATTGGTCGGGATGGTCTCATGTTCAAGTAATGATGATACTCCTACAGTAATGGATAATACAAATATAACTGGGGCCTGGAAACCTTCTAATTATGAATTTAGAGGAAAGACTATTGCTCTAAATGACTGTGAAGGGAAAGGGCAGTTAGTAATTAATGCGGATTATTCTGGAAATTATGGGAGATATGAAATGGCTAGTGATAATTGTAATTTAGTAGATTCTTATAGCGGAAAATGGAGTTATGACAAATTGTATAATGTTCTGATTCTTACTTATACAGAAGGAACTGAAACTAAAACTTTGAGAAAAGAAGTGGAATCATATTCTGAAACTGAACTTAGAATTCGAGATAATAATAAAAATTTAGATGGAGTACCAGGCAATGATACCGGAACTTTAGTTTTTAGAAAAGGATAA
- a CDS encoding SusD/RagB family nutrient-binding outer membrane lipoprotein codes for MKKIFLMIGLASLTLTFTSCERDITSLNEDPKHPTEVPSGVLFASAEQALLDQLLTPNVNRNITRFFTQQWSETTYIDETRYDMVARPIPTNHYNRMMASSSATVNSPGVLSALRDARRFLDAEDVSPAQKKNNIAMIELVNVYAWANLVDTFGDIPYFGALKATAENPGNAEIPYDDAKTIYLDLIKRIDAALAMMDTSVRGYDKDLIYKGDMTKWKKMANSLKFRMAVTLSDVEPALAKTYAEAAYSGGLFADKSDNFGLQTFPSGLLSNPVYQDVIQSGRNDFLPSDVLVNYMNSTSDPRRAVWFTLYEGNYVGGKYAKTNTFGLFSHFTDAITNENAQGFLLDYTEIMFLKTEAAARNFNVGDTAANLYKMAIQASVTEYGMDITTADAIIAATPYDATNWKKSVGFQSWVAMFNKGFQAWNFARRLDFPVFVNPSNSRVEAVPIRMKYSQDEYLVNAKYVNAAAAKIGGDKVSTKLFWDKY; via the coding sequence ATGAAAAAAATATTTTTAATGATAGGTTTGGCTTCATTGACGTTAACATTTACCTCTTGTGAAAGAGATATTACTTCCCTGAATGAAGACCCAAAACACCCAACAGAAGTTCCTTCGGGGGTACTTTTTGCAAGTGCTGAACAAGCCCTTCTTGACCAATTATTAACTCCTAACGTTAACCGTAATATTACTCGTTTCTTTACTCAACAATGGTCAGAAACAACATATATTGACGAAACAAGATATGATATGGTAGCAAGACCAATTCCTACCAATCATTACAATCGTATGATGGCTTCTTCATCAGCTACGGTAAATTCTCCGGGAGTTTTGTCCGCATTGAGAGATGCAAGAAGATTTCTTGATGCAGAAGATGTAAGTCCTGCTCAGAAAAAGAATAATATAGCCATGATAGAATTAGTAAACGTGTATGCGTGGGCTAATTTAGTAGATACATTTGGAGATATTCCTTATTTTGGAGCATTAAAAGCGACAGCTGAGAATCCTGGTAATGCAGAAATTCCTTATGATGATGCTAAAACAATCTATCTGGATCTTATCAAAAGAATTGATGCTGCTCTTGCTATGATGGACACTTCTGTAAGAGGATACGATAAAGATCTGATTTATAAAGGAGATATGACTAAATGGAAAAAAATGGCTAATTCTTTGAAATTTAGAATGGCTGTTACATTGTCAGACGTAGAGCCAGCTCTTGCTAAAACTTATGCTGAAGCAGCTTATAGCGGTGGGTTATTCGCTGATAAGAGTGATAACTTCGGACTTCAGACTTTCCCTTCAGGATTGTTATCTAACCCTGTTTATCAGGATGTAATCCAGTCTGGTAGAAATGACTTTTTACCTTCAGATGTTTTAGTTAACTATATGAACTCAACGAGCGATCCAAGAAGAGCGGTTTGGTTTACACTATATGAAGGAAATTATGTTGGAGGAAAATATGCTAAAACTAATACTTTTGGTTTATTTTCGCACTTTACAGATGCGATTACCAATGAAAATGCACAGGGGTTCTTACTGGACTATACAGAAATTATGTTTTTAAAAACAGAGGCTGCTGCCAGAAATTTTAATGTAGGAGACACTGCGGCTAATTTGTATAAGATGGCCATTCAGGCTTCAGTAACAGAATATGGAATGGATATTACTACTGCAGATGCAATTATTGCGGCAACTCCGTATGACGCGACTAATTGGAAGAAGTCTGTAGGATTCCAATCATGGGTTGCTATGTTTAATAAGGGATTCCAAGCATGGAATTTTGCAAGAAGATTAGATTTCCCAGTATTTGTAAATCCATCAAATTCAAGAGTAGAAGCAGTTCCAATCAGAATGAAATATTCTCAGGATGAATATCTTGTGAATGCTAAGTATGTGAATGCGGCAGCTGCGAAAATTGGAGGAGATAAAGTTTCAACAAAACTCTTCTGGGATAAATACTAA
- a CDS encoding SusC/RagA family TonB-linked outer membrane protein: protein MKKLTTGLLVLVLTSSIAVANAQQTKDTIKTKEIEGVVVTALGIKREKKSLGYASEEVKAAELTGGTTNTGNVASLLSGKVAGLQVNTNNNFGGSSNLLIRGYKSLSGGSPLIVIDGSPVNNTSLSTGAPFDYGNFLSDINQEDIESINVLKGAAASALYGERGSDGVILIVTKNGRGTDDGSWGVTLTSGITAGFIDKSTFPKYQTKYGAGYGGEDWNFPLSKDGYHYANFQDDASYGPKFDPSLLVYQWDSYDPSSPNYGKARPWVAAKNGPISFFETPVTYVNTITIEKGNKTSNLSLSYSNMLSNGLMPNSELRKNTISAKFNHDFTDKLHASVFTTLTLQDTKGRNETGYSDNVVSGFRQWWQTNVDLVALRSAYANNGNSNFSWNRTSPEEATPQFWNNPYFQRYQNYQSDNRTRVFSYAQLKYDISKNFGITGKLSYDDLQMVVEERLMNGSIPQVFGASGLNVSSGYARTNLKNSELNFDVFLNYKFNITEDLNLSGIAGGNVRRNLIDNVYMSTEGGLSKPGLFAISNSVRTILPPDENYSKWLTSSYYATASLGYKNFLFVDATYRRDQSSNLPKGNNSYGYPSVTGAVILSEFVKQSWLSFWKVRANYAEVGSSTVNYRLVNTFKARGEGLFDQPYFLANPNLKPQRSKETEFGMEAQFFKNRLGFDVAIYKTKTFDQIINLPVSPATGYRTFLVNAGQIDNKGVEVQLNGTPFKTDNFTWDINVNWSKNENKVIELNGNSQNYLLARYQNNVSLNARVGEAFGALVGSDYQYDANGNKIVDPTSGNYLRNNNQVIGNVTPDWVGGIRNSFRYKDFSLSFLIDVKQGGDVFSPDMGYGLATGLYVETADYRESGVVNPGVNPNGAPNTTVAGDPNGAGSIDGYGVMPNKRFIYDASYVKLREASIGYSLPKSILANTGIRDAKVSIVGRNLWIIHKNLPYADPETGTGNGLAAKGQSIGSLPTTRDIGIDVTLKF from the coding sequence ATGAAGAAACTAACAACAGGTCTTCTTGTTTTAGTATTGACCTCTTCTATTGCAGTAGCAAATGCGCAGCAAACGAAGGACACTATTAAGACAAAAGAAATCGAGGGCGTAGTAGTAACCGCTCTTGGTATTAAAAGAGAAAAAAAATCGCTGGGATATGCTTCAGAAGAAGTAAAAGCAGCAGAATTAACCGGCGGAACTACTAACACAGGAAACGTAGCATCTCTTCTATCAGGGAAGGTAGCCGGGCTACAGGTAAATACAAACAATAACTTTGGTGGATCATCTAACCTGTTGATCAGAGGGTATAAATCCTTATCAGGAGGATCTCCACTTATTGTAATTGACGGTTCGCCTGTTAATAACACATCCCTTTCAACAGGAGCACCATTTGATTATGGTAACTTCCTGTCAGATATCAATCAGGAAGATATTGAATCCATCAACGTTTTGAAAGGTGCTGCAGCTTCCGCCCTGTATGGAGAAAGAGGTAGTGATGGGGTTATTTTGATCGTTACTAAAAATGGTAGAGGAACTGACGATGGTAGCTGGGGAGTTACTTTAACTTCCGGAATTACAGCAGGCTTTATTGATAAATCTACTTTTCCTAAATATCAGACAAAATATGGAGCTGGATATGGTGGAGAAGATTGGAACTTCCCTTTAAGTAAGGATGGATATCATTATGCAAACTTCCAGGATGATGCTTCTTATGGACCTAAATTTGATCCTAGCTTATTGGTTTATCAGTGGGATTCATATGACCCGTCTTCACCTAATTATGGAAAGGCAAGACCTTGGGTTGCTGCTAAAAATGGGCCTATTTCATTCTTTGAGACACCGGTTACTTATGTTAATACAATAACTATTGAAAAGGGAAATAAAACTTCAAATCTTTCCTTATCATATTCCAATATGCTTTCCAATGGTTTGATGCCGAATTCAGAGTTAAGAAAAAATACAATATCAGCTAAATTTAATCACGACTTTACGGATAAATTACATGCTTCAGTTTTTACAACTTTAACGTTGCAAGATACAAAAGGGCGTAATGAAACAGGTTATTCTGATAATGTTGTTTCTGGATTCAGACAATGGTGGCAGACCAACGTAGACTTGGTAGCATTAAGAAGTGCCTATGCAAATAATGGAAATAGTAATTTTTCATGGAATAGAACATCACCAGAAGAGGCAACTCCTCAATTCTGGAATAATCCTTATTTCCAGAGATATCAAAACTATCAGTCAGATAACAGAACGAGGGTATTTAGTTATGCTCAGTTAAAGTATGATATTTCTAAAAATTTCGGAATTACAGGTAAGCTATCTTACGATGATTTACAGATGGTTGTAGAAGAAAGATTAATGAATGGATCAATTCCTCAGGTATTCGGTGCTTCGGGATTGAATGTTTCTTCAGGATATGCTAGAACCAATTTGAAAAACTCTGAATTAAACTTCGATGTATTCTTAAATTATAAATTTAATATTACGGAAGACTTAAATTTGAGTGGTATTGCAGGAGGAAATGTTAGAAGAAATTTGATTGATAATGTATATATGAGTACTGAAGGAGGATTATCGAAGCCTGGGTTGTTTGCCATCTCCAATTCAGTAAGAACAATACTTCCTCCAGATGAAAATTATTCAAAATGGCTTACTTCAAGTTATTATGCAACAGCCTCGTTAGGATATAAAAATTTCTTGTTCGTAGATGCTACTTATCGTCGTGATCAATCTTCAAACTTACCAAAAGGAAATAATAGCTATGGATACCCTTCTGTAACTGGAGCTGTTATCTTATCTGAATTTGTAAAGCAGTCATGGTTGAGTTTCTGGAAAGTTAGAGCTAACTATGCAGAGGTTGGATCTTCTACAGTAAACTATAGATTGGTCAATACATTTAAGGCGAGAGGAGAAGGACTATTTGATCAGCCTTACTTCCTTGCTAATCCAAACCTGAAACCTCAAAGATCTAAAGAAACAGAATTTGGTATGGAGGCTCAGTTTTTCAAAAACAGATTAGGATTTGATGTTGCGATTTACAAGACAAAAACATTTGATCAGATTATTAATCTACCGGTTTCACCAGCTACAGGATATAGAACATTTTTGGTGAATGCAGGACAGATTGATAATAAAGGAGTTGAAGTACAATTAAATGGTACACCGTTTAAAACAGATAATTTTACTTGGGATATTAATGTGAACTGGTCTAAGAATGAAAATAAGGTAATTGAACTGAATGGGAATTCTCAAAACTATTTGTTAGCAAGATATCAGAACAACGTATCTCTTAATGCACGTGTAGGGGAGGCTTTCGGAGCCTTAGTAGGATCAGATTATCAATATGATGCCAACGGAAATAAGATTGTAGACCCTACATCAGGAAATTATCTGAGAAACAATAACCAAGTTATAGGGAATGTTACTCCGGATTGGGTTGGGGGGATCAGAAACAGTTTCCGTTATAAAGATTTTTCACTTAGTTTTCTTATTGATGTGAAGCAAGGAGGAGATGTATTCTCTCCAGATATGGGGTATGGATTGGCAACCGGACTTTACGTAGAAACTGCTGATTACAGAGAAAGTGGAGTTGTAAATCCAGGAGTAAATCCAAATGGAGCTCCGAACACTACAGTTGCAGGAGATCCAAATGGAGCTGGAAGTATAGACGGATATGGTGTGATGCCAAATAAAAGATTTATATATGACGCTTCTTATGTAAAGTTAAGAGAAGCAAGTATCGGATATAGTTTACCAAAGTCAATTTTAGCCAATACAGGTATCAGAGATGCTAAAGTTTCTATTGTAGGTAGAAATCTTTGGATTATTCACAAAAACTTACCTTATGCAGATCCTGAAACAGGAACAGGTAATGGTTTAGCAGCTAAAGGCCAGTCGATTGGATCTCTGCCTACAACTCGTGATATTGGTATTGATGTAACTTTAAAATTCTAG
- a CDS encoding ribonuclease HII, with product MELLQKWTSNYIEAGCDEVGRGCLSGPVVAAAVILDDDFKQNLVNDSKKLTFKTRMDLDSYIKDNVKNYAIAELPPVFIDEHNILNASIHAMHRALDQLTITPELILVDGNKFHPYNYIPHQCIIKGDSKVLSIAAASILAKNYRDKLMIELHEEYPEYGWNTNFGYATKKHQEALIKHGPTIHHRQSFRLKYD from the coding sequence ATGGAATTATTACAAAAATGGACAAGCAATTACATCGAAGCAGGGTGTGATGAAGTAGGAAGAGGTTGTTTGAGCGGGCCCGTAGTTGCCGCTGCTGTCATTTTGGATGATGATTTCAAACAAAATCTGGTTAATGATTCAAAAAAACTGACGTTTAAGACCAGAATGGACTTGGATAGCTATATTAAAGATAATGTAAAAAATTACGCCATTGCAGAACTTCCACCTGTATTTATTGATGAGCATAATATTCTTAATGCAAGTATTCATGCCATGCACCGTGCGTTAGATCAACTCACCATAACACCGGAACTTATTTTGGTAGACGGAAATAAATTTCATCCTTATAATTATATTCCCCATCAGTGCATCATTAAAGGAGATTCAAAAGTATTATCCATTGCTGCAGCCTCTATTCTTGCAAAAAATTATAGGGACAAATTAATGATTGAACTCCACGAGGAATACCCGGAATATGGTTGGAATACTAATTTCGGATACGCTACCAAAAAGCATCAGGAAGCGCTTATCAAGCATGGACCTACAATCCATCACAGACAGTCGTTCAGACTGAAATATGATTAA